The following proteins are encoded in a genomic region of Natrinema sp. DC36:
- a CDS encoding DEAD/DEAH box helicase, translating to MTDERSSTPADEQRSEPTAAGDAEPTDAGVESDSGEENGAAEEPTADEFTIADFHDASQQEGRPVLTAAAVSRALELPHEEANERLEALAERGALERLSVSTDPVVWYPTELEDLTDRERVVVFPKQREIVVDRPDQFTRAQLSQFAHLADANGEQGYRYVVRPADIWGTPHDSFEDLARTMRQALGQRSDALEEWVESQWDRAHQFRLVTHEEGYTVLEAQSPEIMGNVARQKLDEEHVHAPISETEDWVQEGSEAAIKRILYEAGYPVQDHRELASGEELPIDLGVRLRDYQQTWVDRFAEAGEGVFVGPPGSGKTIAAMGAMAHVEGETLVLVPSRDLAQQWADAIGEHTSLEPHQIGQYHGGRKEVRPVTVATYQIAGMDRHRSLFDDREWGLVIFDECQHVPSDVYRRSTHLQSKHRLGLSASPIREDDRQTEIFTLVGPPIGTDWEALFEAGFVAEPELEIRYVPWGDDEQANAYGSAEGREKYRIAAENRGKIDEVRYLLSAHPDAKTIVFVDYLDQGRELSEALEVPFLSGETPHHERRRLLEEFRRNERDLLLISRVGDEGIDLPTADLAIVASGLGGSRRQGTQRAGRTMRPAGGALVYVLATRGTREEDFARKQLQHLGRKGITVREQAVERGED from the coding sequence GTGACCGACGAACGTTCTTCGACGCCCGCCGACGAACAGCGAAGCGAGCCCACAGCGGCGGGCGACGCGGAGCCGACGGACGCCGGCGTGGAGAGCGATTCCGGCGAGGAGAACGGCGCAGCCGAAGAACCCACCGCCGACGAGTTCACCATCGCCGACTTCCACGACGCCAGCCAGCAGGAGGGACGGCCCGTTCTCACCGCCGCGGCCGTCTCCCGCGCCCTCGAGCTCCCCCACGAGGAAGCGAACGAGCGACTCGAGGCCCTCGCCGAACGCGGCGCACTCGAGCGACTGTCCGTCTCGACGGATCCCGTCGTCTGGTACCCGACCGAGCTCGAGGACCTGACGGACCGCGAACGAGTGGTAGTCTTTCCGAAACAGCGGGAAATCGTCGTCGATCGGCCCGACCAGTTCACGCGTGCGCAACTATCGCAGTTCGCTCACCTCGCGGATGCGAACGGTGAACAGGGCTACCGCTACGTCGTTCGACCGGCGGATATCTGGGGCACGCCTCACGACTCGTTCGAGGACCTCGCGCGGACGATGCGGCAGGCGCTGGGCCAGCGGTCGGACGCTCTCGAGGAGTGGGTCGAAAGCCAGTGGGACCGGGCCCACCAGTTCCGGCTGGTGACCCACGAGGAGGGCTACACCGTCCTCGAGGCGCAGAGTCCCGAGATAATGGGCAACGTCGCCCGGCAGAAACTCGACGAGGAACACGTCCACGCGCCGATTTCCGAGACCGAGGACTGGGTGCAGGAGGGGTCGGAGGCCGCGATCAAGCGCATCCTCTACGAGGCCGGCTATCCGGTTCAGGACCACCGCGAACTGGCCTCCGGCGAGGAACTGCCGATCGACCTCGGGGTGCGATTGCGCGACTACCAGCAGACGTGGGTCGATCGCTTCGCCGAGGCGGGTGAGGGCGTCTTCGTCGGCCCGCCGGGCAGCGGGAAGACGATAGCCGCGATGGGCGCGATGGCCCACGTCGAGGGCGAGACGCTCGTGTTAGTCCCGAGTCGGGATCTCGCACAGCAGTGGGCCGACGCGATCGGGGAGCACACTTCGCTCGAGCCCCACCAGATCGGCCAGTACCACGGCGGCCGGAAGGAAGTGCGGCCGGTGACCGTCGCCACCTACCAGATCGCGGGGATGGATCGCCACCGCTCGCTGTTCGACGACCGCGAGTGGGGGCTGGTGATCTTCGACGAGTGCCAGCACGTCCCCTCGGACGTGTACCGGCGGAGCACGCACCTGCAGTCCAAACACCGACTCGGCCTGTCCGCGAGCCCCATCCGGGAAGACGACCGCCAGACCGAGATCTTCACCCTCGTCGGGCCGCCGATCGGCACCGACTGGGAGGCGCTGTTCGAGGCCGGTTTCGTCGCCGAACCCGAACTCGAGATCCGCTACGTGCCGTGGGGCGACGACGAACAGGCCAACGCCTACGGCTCGGCCGAGGGCCGCGAGAAGTACCGCATCGCCGCGGAAAACCGGGGGAAGATCGACGAGGTCCGGTACCTGCTGTCGGCCCACCCCGACGCGAAAACGATCGTCTTCGTCGACTATCTCGATCAGGGCCGCGAGTTATCCGAGGCGCTCGAGGTGCCCTTCCTCAGCGGCGAGACCCCCCACCACGAACGGCGGCGGCTGCTCGAGGAGTTCCGCCGGAACGAGCGCGATCTCCTGCTCATCTCGCGGGTCGGCGACGAGGGGATCGACCTGCCGACGGCCGATCTGGCGATCGTCGCCTCCGGCCTGGGCGGTTCGCGGCGGCAGGGAACCCAGCGCGCCGGGCGGACGATGCGTCCCGCCGGCGGCGCGCTCGTCTACGTCCTCGCGACTCGAGGAACGCGCGAGGAGGACTTCGCTCGGAAACAGCTTCAGCATCTGGGTCGCAAGGGGATCACGGTCCGCGAGCAGGCCGTCGAGCGCGGCGAGGACTGA
- a CDS encoding DUF87 domain-containing protein has product MSDGQTQRQILVGETADGANLKLPVVELLTGRGFVTGKSGSGKSNTASVIAEELLEAGYPLLIVDTDGEYYGLKEEYEMLHAGADEECDIQIGPEHAEQMATIALEENVPVILDVSGYLDESEADELLREVARQLFVKEKKMKKPFLLVVEEVHEYIPEGGGVGETGNLLIKISKRGRKHGLGILGISQRPADVKKDFITQANWLVWHRLTWDNDTKVVGRIIDTEYSELVADLDDGQAFVQTDWTEVDVRKIQFRRKRTFDAGATPGLEDFERPELKSVSDTLVGDLQDISERKDREQDRINELENELEKKEKRIETLEDELSSARDVSSAARQMADALQNTDTVQAELPGSSDDLRRLHEEIAELETERDELREALDARDDRIEGLETELAAREDELETLRTDNEQLREVVRDLEREGTDGNGATESGTDAESPILQAGGDDIEFGYTPVDAAASSDGESGSNAAAADDSTLVVADEERELAELLETSWVRARVTRACEGSQCSVGAAREILTVFAEDGPLEAEPIAARVNRSTVAVQSLLSELRTEGILERTGERTYALSDDVRAELTPSAAGE; this is encoded by the coding sequence GTGAGCGACGGACAGACCCAGCGCCAGATTCTCGTCGGCGAAACGGCCGACGGCGCGAACCTGAAACTGCCGGTCGTGGAACTGCTGACCGGTCGCGGGTTCGTGACGGGGAAATCGGGCTCCGGGAAATCGAACACCGCGTCGGTCATCGCCGAGGAACTGCTCGAGGCCGGCTACCCCCTCCTCATCGTCGACACCGACGGGGAGTACTACGGGCTCAAAGAGGAGTACGAGATGCTCCACGCCGGGGCCGACGAGGAGTGCGACATCCAGATCGGGCCGGAACACGCCGAACAGATGGCGACCATCGCCCTCGAGGAGAACGTCCCCGTCATTCTCGACGTCTCGGGCTACCTCGACGAGAGCGAGGCGGACGAGTTGCTCCGGGAGGTCGCCCGTCAGCTGTTCGTCAAGGAGAAGAAGATGAAGAAGCCGTTCCTGCTGGTGGTCGAGGAGGTCCACGAGTACATCCCGGAGGGCGGCGGCGTCGGCGAGACGGGAAACCTGCTGATCAAGATCAGCAAGCGCGGCCGGAAACACGGCCTCGGAATCCTGGGGATCAGCCAGCGACCCGCCGACGTCAAGAAGGACTTCATCACGCAGGCGAACTGGCTCGTCTGGCACCGGCTGACCTGGGACAACGACACCAAGGTCGTCGGCCGGATCATCGACACCGAGTACTCGGAGCTCGTCGCCGACCTCGACGACGGGCAGGCGTTCGTGCAGACCGACTGGACCGAGGTCGACGTCCGAAAGATCCAGTTCCGACGCAAGCGGACCTTCGACGCCGGCGCGACGCCCGGCCTCGAGGACTTCGAGCGCCCCGAACTCAAGTCCGTCTCGGACACGCTGGTCGGCGACCTCCAGGACATCTCGGAGCGAAAGGACCGCGAACAGGACCGAATTAACGAACTCGAGAACGAACTCGAGAAGAAGGAAAAACGGATCGAAACCCTCGAGGACGAGTTGTCCTCGGCGCGGGACGTCTCGAGTGCGGCCAGACAGATGGCCGACGCGTTGCAGAACACGGACACGGTCCAGGCGGAGCTCCCCGGCTCGAGCGACGACCTGCGCCGGCTCCACGAGGAGATCGCCGAACTGGAGACCGAACGAGACGAGCTTCGGGAGGCGCTCGACGCGCGCGACGACCGGATCGAGGGCCTCGAGACCGAACTCGCGGCTCGCGAGGACGAACTGGAAACGCTTCGCACGGACAACGAACAGTTACGCGAGGTCGTCCGCGACCTCGAACGCGAGGGCACCGACGGAAACGGGGCTACCGAGAGCGGAACCGACGCCGAGTCACCCATTCTGCAAGCCGGCGGCGACGACATCGAGTTCGGCTACACGCCCGTCGATGCTGCGGCCAGTTCGGACGGCGAGAGCGGGTCGAACGCGGCTGCGGCCGACGATTCGACGCTCGTCGTCGCGGACGAAGAGCGCGAACTCGCGGAGCTACTCGAGACCTCGTGGGTCCGTGCTCGAGTCACTCGAGCGTGCGAGGGATCGCAGTGCTCGGTCGGTGCGGCGCGCGAGATTCTGACCGTGTTCGCCGAGGACGGTCCGCTCGAAGCGGAGCCGATCGCGGCTCGGGTGAACCGATCGACGGTCGCGGTGCAGAGTCTCCTCTCGGAGCTGCGGACGGAAGGGATACTCGAGCGCACCGGCGAACGGACGTACGCGCTGTCCGACGACGTCCGCGCGGAACTGACTCCATCGGCCGCCGGCGAGTGA
- a CDS encoding DegT/DnrJ/EryC1/StrS family aminotransferase — protein sequence MITATPSVFDLSRSRSSTGGIDSFVDRHAPDVEYTHYGSGKAALRDGLAGVADPDGNVVVPAYLSPAIAEPFHDLGLETRFYAIEGTLAPDFADLEARIDDDTVAVMSVNYFGFPQPGLERIASLTDEYDCYHVDDNAHSPLSVHEGTLLGTYGDLGITTLRKLLPVPNGALLYRTDEEIRERYSPSSFAGRADRAGTVDCRFLATSVAGAALEASPSLYRSVESALSDGSNGSKSVDPKARYEAAKVPMSKLSASIADAADPDAIRKRRRENYRTWRDILDDRNDVTLLSDSLPTGISPYEFPVRTDDSAAILAELEAAGVTGAHTWPTLRQSVRGNDEYETANRLSRELVVLPVHQGIEPSAIEAVGGRLRR from the coding sequence ATGATAACAGCTACCCCTTCCGTCTTCGATCTCTCCCGCTCGCGCTCGAGTACGGGAGGAATCGACTCCTTCGTCGACCGGCACGCCCCCGATGTGGAATACACGCACTACGGCTCCGGGAAAGCCGCGCTCAGAGACGGGCTCGCCGGGGTCGCCGATCCCGACGGAAACGTCGTCGTTCCGGCCTACCTCTCGCCGGCGATCGCCGAACCGTTCCACGACCTCGGGCTCGAGACGCGGTTCTACGCGATCGAGGGGACGTTGGCTCCCGATTTCGCCGATCTCGAGGCACGGATCGACGACGACACCGTCGCGGTCATGTCCGTCAACTACTTCGGCTTTCCACAGCCCGGTCTCGAGCGGATCGCATCGCTGACCGACGAGTACGACTGTTACCACGTCGACGACAACGCGCATTCGCCACTCAGCGTCCACGAGGGGACGCTGCTGGGCACCTACGGCGATCTCGGTATTACGACCCTGCGCAAGCTGCTCCCGGTTCCCAATGGCGCCCTGCTCTATCGAACCGACGAGGAGATTCGCGAGCGGTATTCCCCCTCGTCGTTCGCCGGGCGCGCCGATCGCGCCGGGACCGTCGACTGCCGGTTCCTTGCCACGTCGGTCGCCGGAGCCGCCCTCGAGGCGAGTCCGTCGCTCTACCGGTCGGTCGAGTCCGCCCTCTCCGACGGTTCAAACGGCTCGAAATCGGTCGATCCGAAAGCGAGATACGAGGCCGCGAAAGTACCCATGTCGAAGCTCTCGGCGTCGATCGCCGACGCCGCAGATCCGGACGCGATTCGGAAGCGACGGCGGGAGAACTACCGAACGTGGCGAGATATCCTCGACGATCGAAACGACGTGACGCTACTGTCCGACTCGCTTCCGACCGGGATCTCGCCGTACGAATTCCCCGTCCGGACCGACGATTCGGCCGCGATTCTTGCGGAACTCGAGGCGGCCGGCGTTACGGGGGCCCACACCTGGCCGACACTCCGACAATCCGTTCGGGGGAACGACGAGTACGAGACCGCAAATCGGCTCTCGCGGGAGCTCGTCGTGCTTCCCGTCCACCAGGGGATCGAGCCGTCCGCGATCGAAGCGGTCGGCGGTCGCCTCCGACGGTGA